GTGTCCCAGCTTGTGAGTACCTGCATTTATGTTTCATTCAAAAGCTCAACTTTGAGAGAATCACGAATTTTAGTTCGAATGGGAGGAAGGAGGAATCAGTTACCATAACAAGAAATTAGCAAAATCTGCATTGTTGGCATCTCGCATGGCAGCAAAAAAGTCTTCACATGTTACTGCTTGACCATCGTGCCTCTTGAAATATAAATCCATGCCCTGAAAGAGTAAGGATATATCAGATTTTCGAGACTCTCAAGTGCGGAATCAATTGTCTACTACAAAAATAGGCAAGACATTTTTTTCATACTTTTCTGAATCCTTGGCTCCCTAACAATGTTTTGTACATCCTGACCACTTCAGCGCCCTGATAATGAAAATAGTGAATTAAATCAATTGATGGTGAATCAAAATATTCCCTCACACATGCATAAGCACACATAAGGTCATGGATATGTGGCAAAATAGGGGGGGGGAGCAGGAAATGCAGCATAAGGTGGCAAGAGAGGAAGAGAATTACCTTCTCATAAACCTGCAAAATGGAAAATGGAACAAAGAAACAATAGTTAATAAATACCCTGGGAGACAAGAGATCAGTACATAAAGTTAGAACATGATTAAATAGAATTACCAGGATCTTACCGTAACTGCATGTTCGTGAATCATCAAAAAGGCCAGACCAGTCATCACAACCAAACATCAGTAACAAAAAATATCAGCAAAATTGGCTCAAAAGAAATTAAACCTCCTCTCAATGTAGACAATAAATTGAAACTTGCCTGTGTAGAAGTTATCCATCTGTCAACATAAaaaggtggaaaagaagaatgaGCAAACTTTCCAAGCAGATGGCTTAAAGAAGGTGGGCCCAAGCATTTCCTAAACAAGAACCATCCATATTCAAAGAGATTATTGGTACCTTTATATAAGAATGCGGCCGGACAGGATGAGCCATTGGACCAGAATCCTAGAAAATCAGGATAACAGTTAGCACATGTAACTAGTCATCCACAATACAGTCGCTCATTCTGGAGCATATTGATTTGGCAATCCATGTATAAATATATGAAGCAGGAATATTATAATGACAAGAACTCGAAAGAACTCTTTGAAACCTGTGGGTACTGATACATTCGAAGCTTTGAAACATCAGCAATCCTTTTCACTGTACGGCTTCCCATATCAGATGAGAACTCCTGCACGAATCATTCAAGAACTTGTAAGTTAAAGCTACCACAAAAATGTTCGTGTATCTATCTTCTCAAAGAATATATCCAACCTGATCACGGAAAACAGTAAGTCCTTCCTTTAAGCTGAGCTGGAACCAGTCACGACAGGTAACTCTGCATTGAGCTCAATAGTTAATATAATATAGACACGAGAATACTATCAAGGTATACAGCAAACAAGTACACTACCTTGTATCCAATTGTAAAAGCAGAGGAGTTGATTTCACTAAAGAATTTAACTTTAAAGTCTTTCTTGAAAGAAACATGAATTTTATTGCTCATCAGAAGCAGCAGCAATAAGGAGCTAATTGTTTACAGAGAACAGGAAAAAAGGCATATAACTCCTGAAGCGTGTTGAGGAATTCGAGTAACACGTTCTTGTTATATAACATCATCCATTTTGCACCAAAGGAGCTAGAAGATACGAATAGTAATATAATGGAAAAGGTTAACTAATATATTAAATAGCTTTTTATTCTGTGAGAAGGGGGGATTCGGTAAATGACAAACCTGTTGCCTGTCCAGTTGTGGAAGTACTGCAACAACGATAAGAAATGGTAATTTATTCAGTATTTCAAGAATCTGCATCCAAGATAAAGTTTATGAATTTCAGTAGCTAATGAAAGATATCACACACCTCATGTCCAATCACACCCAATATTGCCGCATAATCAGCATCAGTCGCAGTTTCTGGGGACGCCAGGACAAGCTTGGAATTGAATATCTGTTGAAAACAAAGTCAAGCAATTAGGCTTAGTTAAGAAAAAGTCATAAGTAGAACAATGCAATAACATCTCAACTATCATACATTCAAGCTCTTGTTTTCCATCGCTCCCCTGGCAATGAGATAAAAACCAGGTTAtgatcataaaaataaaaaatttagaggGTGGCAGAAAAATGATAATGTGAAGAAAACAGAAAACTAACATGTTAAAATCAGGAACAGCAACAATATTAAAAAGATCCAGGTCATACTCCAGACCGAAAACCTGTTAGAAAAATTTAACAAAGAAAATTGCCATAAGACCATCAGACAACAGAAGATATCTAACTTGATGTTTATCAAAAAACTGAAAAGCTCACATCTTCATCCCACTTCATAGCTGCCTTCAGCGAATACATTGCATGTGCTGTCTTGGGCAGATCTTGTGCAGGGGTCCAGATTCTCAGGGAGACGTTACGGCCTGAACGGGTTGTGAATGTATCATCTCTGCTCTCCAACTGACCGGCAACCAACGCAAAAAGATAACAGGGCTTCTTGAAAGGATCCTCCCAAACAGTAAAATGTTTTCCTCCCTGCAAAAAAAAAAGTGAGAAGAATAATTTGGAGTGGCATAAGGGTTACAATAAAACAACTTTCAGCAAAAAGTACAGCACGATCCAAATGTACCTCTAGATCTCCTTGCTCTATAAGGTTTCCGTTTGACAACAATACAGGGTACAAGTTTTTGTCTGCCTCTATGCGACACGTGTATTTAGCCATAATGTCAGGGCGATCCTAATGGTAGAAACGATCTCCATTAGCAATCATTCAAGGAAAGACGATAACAGCCTAGAGGACAAAAAATGGCATACCTGATAGAATGTAATTTTACGGAAACCTTCAGCCTCACATTGGGTACAGAAATTCCCTGATGACTTGTAAAGCCCCTGAAGTAAATACGATAATGTCAATATTCTAAGCATAGAAACCATTCATAGTGTTACTGAAATTTGAAATGCAAGAAAAGATTGCAAATAAGACAAAATCCTGCCCTCCTATTTCACCTCTAAGGATGTGTTCTTCTGAGGATATATTTCTGTCACAATCTCTAAGGTGAATTTGCTACTTGGAGGAGATTTAAGAGTCAGGTGGCGCGAGTCCAAGTGGAAATCTTCTTCCTGAAGCATATTAAGTGTATCATTTATGAGCAAAAGTAACATCAGCTGAAATATGTGTAATAAAAATCTATGTACATCTTCGGACATTGTACGAGCACGACTTTGATAAATACCTTCAATGGATTGCCATTGATCTTTATCGATTGCAACTTTAAATCTTGCCCATTTAGCACAAGTGGGAAAGACTGACCTGTTCAAGATAAATTAGCaacaaaatgtgagttctggaaTAAATACAACTATTGGAAAACTTGAGAAGCTTCAATCAGCCAAAAGCATCTATCATTTAGTTCAAGTATATCAACCCAACAAAACGTGGAAAAAAATGTATTATGGATAAAAAATAAACAAATCCAAAAGGGTAACAAGATTTACCTTCAACTCTGGGGCTGACAGCAATTTTGGAAACAACGAACGTACTTTCCTCACCCAGTGAGAATTTCAGATCCACCTAATAGTTATTTGATTTAGTCTCATAAAACAAGGAGAAAAATCCAGACCTTTACCAAGATTAAGGTCAAGATCAAGGGATATACCGTGTCAAAATAGTAGTCAGGTTGTTTGTAATCCTTCAAAAAGATTTCCTTTGGAGCTGCCATCTTGGTTTCTTCTACTTCTTTTGGCAGAGGTTCAGTTGCGACTGAACAGATTAATCTCCGGTCAGTTCTTCTCGGTTGCTGGGAAACATCCACAACATACAAAAGAAACGTCAGCATAGAAAAGCATTGTTGCCAAAATAGGCTAGTAAGTTTAAAATCAGGACATAATAGCTTACAACCAATGGAAAGCGTGGGATTTGACACCTCCTCCAATGTGTAACCTAGTTGCAAAAAGCACAAAGACTGAATAtaggaaaagagaaaaaaatgcaCTAGACAAAGCAAGACAATGCATTAAAAACCAAAAGCAAATGAGGAATGCAATTTGCACGAGCCAGTCAAGAAAATATTCACAAACCTCCGAACTGATGTATTGTTTATATCTACAGATATTCCTCGAGCGCACAACTGAAGCAACACGGCAACTTGCCTGAAACTACAgagaaagaatgaaaaataattcTTCAGGCGACAACAAGTAATTAAATGCTAAGTATCTTACATTAACTAAATACACGTCAAAAGCAGCATTAGCACATCAAAGAAGCAAGACAGAGAATCAAACACCTAAAGAAAGTCCAAAGATTAAAATAATTATTACAAGTGTGGGCGAAATACTAGAACCAAATATAAGTACTTCATATCAAGCCAGAAACCTAAAAGGATAAGCTTTTCCTAGTGCCAAAGAATCGGTACATCTCAACGGACTTAGTTGGGAAACAGCAAAATTGATAAAGCTGGAAGTATTACTTGTTCAGTTAGTATAAAACATGacaaagaaaaagaacaaaatatACACACCACCCCTACTTGACTCTCAAATAGAACCTCTAATACCACTTTCAAGTTTTGTATTATTTGCTTATACAATGAAGAAAAGGGAGTTGGATAATCACAGGAGCATTGGAGATCAAACCCAAGAGACATGTCTTCGATAAACTTGAAGGCTTGCACGGTAGAACCAACCGAGCCATCGGCAAACCACACAACTCCTAAGTAGTAATCTACtactgataataataataatagttagTTCAATAATCAAGATTCACAAAATTTCCCCATAAAGGTTAAATCTTTACAGGCAAACCCAGCTAGTTCAGTAATCAATATTACCAAAAGAAAAAAATCCCTATAAAGGTCCAATCTTTATAGAATATAAAGCAACCCCAGTTAAAAATTACTTATAAATTCAATCTTTACAAAATATAAGGCAACCCCAGGTAAAaattacatataaattcaatCTTTACAAAATATAAGGCAACCCCAGGTAAAAATTACATATAAAGATTCAATCTTCACAAATAACAAGGCAAACCCAGGTGGCTTAAATTTGGACAGCAAACAAAAAACCCTTCAAATCAAGAAAAGACTACTAACACCCTAGTGAAATATGAGAAGAAATGGCTCTTAAAAGGGGTGGGAGATATATGGATAATCTAAGAATATGGACAAGAAAAAACAATAAAAAGGACATTTAAAATTAGAGATATTACCAGAAATTAATCAAAAAAGATTATTCAAAATTAAGCATTAATAGTTTACCTCTGTTGATGATCCAAAAAGGGTCGATCAGCAGAGTAAGAACACCAAAGAATTCCTGTGTTAAAAGATATATTGGTAAAGATATTTGTGATCTGTGAAGTGACATATGCAAATTCACATAGGAGTACTGTCGTTTTATAGTGGAGTACTAGGTATTTTCAGTAAAATTCAggtttttttgtttttcaagaaAAAGGTCCCATTGGTCAGCTAATTATAATAGGATTGGTTCTTTTTTGCGGTTGGTTTTttggttttttaaaaaaaaagcctTTTTTTGGCAGGAAACTAGTGAGCAAAGCTAATTAGgttttgaagaagaaaaaaaatgcaaGTTACACATTCGGCCAAAAATAGTTATATTTACCGGCTGAATATATTTATTATACAATAGTTATATTGTAAAACGTAGTTTGTGTTTACATGATTGGCAAATGTGTTGAATCAAAAGTCATTTTGTAAAGTATTATAAGTTCAGAAAGAATAATTAGGTGATAAGCTAAATTTGAAGACATTTGCAAATTAACCAACAACCTAATCATAAGAAATTTTGGTCATTAAAATCATTGCAAATTTTGTTTTTAGGCACTTCTCTGAAGAGTTACGTGAAAACTTAgagaaaaagctcaaaatagtCTGGTATTTTTGGAATTGGACTCAAAATAATCCTATTTCTTTCAGGTAAAGCATTAATAGTCCacatattttgagaaaatggtgCATTTTAAGTCTCAAATCTAATCACTGTTAGTCTTCCAACATAGACATCAATGCACGTGATATTTCCTTCCAAACAAACAAACTCCTCTCTCTATCTTAAAACAAAATAGACGACATCTTCTTAGTATCATTGTAGGGGCATTTACAATATATAGTTTTTTAAATCTTGGGAACAAACAGATACTACTATTATGCATAATAGCAACATTTCAATTAACTCAAAAGAAGTCACCTTATATGTGATAATATCCTGAACACTGAAATATTTTTGGCAATCACAACAAAGAAAACTTTATCTATAGCAGAAAATTCAAACAGCACAGCACAGTAGCACCACCCCAACACCAAAAAAGAAAAGCAGACAGTAACAACGTCATTTGAAACACGAGCACTTGAAAATGCACCAGAATAGCACCACATGAAACTACAATTCATTAGCAGTTCTACATCATCATTCACCAAATATCGGAAAGCAACACAATAGCACCACCAAAGAAGCTGATAGCAAAACCTGAAAAATGCACAGATAAGCACTTGAAATAAGGATAAGCTACCATTAACATTAAACACATATTAGCACTAGAAAAGGCTAATTTACAAGTAATCCATTTAATTTTGTTGTGTCTGTTGAGAGTATATCCAACCAGAATCTATTTCAACTGCTACTTCTTGTCCAACTTCTTCTGGTCGCATTTCAACTTGCCCCCGCCTAATCTGAACCATGAATACATATATTCTATGTTAGTTTAAGTTTATTTAATAAATACCTAATTATAATATAGTTCCAGAGATAGTACAGGCAGTTTTTCACGGATTGAAGTAATCTCTGGTTGCACAACATTATATTTGCAAGTTCTTTTGTTGTGGCCAGGCTTGTTGCATATACTACAGTCTAGAGACTGTTGCTTCCTTTTCATCCTTGTTCGACTTGCTCCAACCTCATCAACTTCCTTTTTTCTCACTTTTGTTTTCTTCCTCTCTTATTCTTTTTTACCATCCTTGGAGGCCAAGGAGGAATTTTAGTTGATTTAGTCCACATTTGTGGCCCATTTATCGGAAGAATTGCATGTTCATAAATTCTTCTGTATGTTTCTACCTTGTAGCAGTCATCCACGTAGTCAAGAATGTCATACTTCTTAGCCCAAATTACTGCAATAGCATGCTTGCAAGGAATTCCCATGATACTCCATTTTCTACAGCTCTATGTTCGATTCTCCAAATCAACTGCCCAATTGTCACGAATAGTAGCTCCTATAATCTCATAATTCTACTGATTTGATTTTCGAGGAATATATTCACCGGCTGCAATCTGATTTTTGTACAATATGTCCTTAATATTTGGACAAACATCACCCAAACTCCATTTCTGCCCTTTCTCCCTATTAGCTAGCATTCTAGCCATGAACAGATACCGCAATTTCTCCAGAAGTGTCAAAATAGGCTTGTCTCTGCATCAAGGATCATGCTATTAAACACTTCACACAAGTTATTTAATAAAATATCACACTTGGCATCTGAAGAAAAATGTGACCTTGACCATTCGCTAGGTTCTTTGTCATTGAGCCAAGCAACATCATTTGTATCTAACTCTGTCATCCGTAACATGCAAGCATCAAATTCTTCCACAGTAGCAGCCTTTGCAGCAGCCCAAAATACTTTTTTTAATGTGAACCCACTAAAACCAGCTCTCTTAAAATTATTATGAAGGTGCCTCGCACAAAATCTATGGCTAACATGTGGTAAAACTTCATTAAAAGCTTCAATAAGACCTTTTTGTTTGTTAGACATAAAGGTCCAACCACTCTCATCTATATCTAAATCAGCTGCCAAATAGTTCAAAAGCCATACCCATGTCTCTCTACTTTCTTTCTCAACAATTGCGTAGGCAATGAGTAATATGTTATTATTATCATCAATTCTGACTGCAGATAACAATTGTGTCCCATACATTGGACCTTTCACCAACAACCGTCCACACCTATTATCTTTCTACATCCAGCCTTGTAACCTTGCTTACAAGCAGCAAAACATATGTATATTCTCTGAAATCTGTATGGCTTGTTTGGTACCTCATTATCAGTAAACTTCATGTGAATTGTACTGCTTGGATTTGTCCTATCAATTTTAATGCAATAATCTCACATTATTTTGTATTGATCCTTAATATCACCATCAATCAACGCAATAGCTTTCATCTTAGCTCTTTTGGCTTGAGATAAAGTCACTTTAGCTCGTAGATCTACACTCACCCTATCTCTGAACTCAAGTAAGCTCCAACCCTTATTTGATTTAATTTCTTTGAGGTACTTTCTTGCAATGAAGGATGATGTTATTGTTCTATTTTTATAATTCCACTCCTTGCAAGTATGTTTAGGTTTGTACTTCCTAATCTGAAGCGTCGTGTCCCTTTACATTTTATATGCCATGATTTCCCATTCGCACTCCAGATGTATACAAACAgccctttctttttttttcttccactTGATATACTTTCCATTGTTTATCTCATGAGAAGCTACTGCATTCTTAAAATCTTACTTACTTGCAAAAGTAATTTTCAGAGCTAAAATTGGCTTATCTCCATTTGTATGTGGGTTGAAGTGAGGAAAATTGGATTCCTCAGTCTCGGAATCGCTATGCAAACTATTTGTGTCTGCAGAATCAATACAATCAGATTCCCCTTCTGGAGCGGCCATCTTTCTCTTCACTTCGACGCTAAGAATCTCGCTTTCATCTATAATGCTTTCtataattttttcatgtttatcAACAAGTAGATCATCAGACAAATCATCTTTGGAGTCACTAAAATCATCACTAGATGAATTTTCCCGCATAAATTGATGTTTGTCATTATCTCTAGCATTTGATTTATATACCAAATCCATATTTTCTATACTGAAATATGAGTCCAAGTGTTCGAAGTAAATCTCAATCACATTGTCATTCGGGATGTTTCTGCCAACTGCATATGATTCATTATCTGTAGATACCAACCTCCATCTATTACCGGACCTTCCATACCTATTCCAAAAAGTTATTGAATCCTTTGAATATCCACAAATTGCTGCCATGTTCTTGAACTCATCAAGGTTCATTTTTTCCACGTTAACATAATCAATATAGTCGATGTTGCCCCCAACATAATATTTTTCTGGCATACGTTTCATAATTCCTCCATGGTGTATTTTGATGCTGACAAATGATGCCTCGGTTATCGCTTCTgaaataacaaaaaatatattatgatatttaacAAAAATAATACATATTCAATAAGACTTTAATAATAGTACATATAGAAAACATCCAGATTTTAGGCCGTGGATTCAAgtcatatatttttttttaaacaatAACAAAGCTGCAAAGGTATTTTTTCTGAACAAAGggttctctttacatattcagaaACATGCTTATTGTATAGAATATTTTTGTGGGAGGGGGTTCGATAAAAGTAAATAAAAACTCACCATAAATTGGAGCCGATTCTCTGTCACTGTAACTCCTTAAAGACATTGTTGCTTTCACGGTGTTCTAGGGTTTTTTGGAAGATAAGAAACAAAGAAGAGAGAAACTTATTTGCAGTCTGATTGTTTCAAGAGGAGAAGCCCAAAGGATGTTTCAGCAACAAGAGTTTGAGCTTGGAGGAAAACATATAAGGCGCACATGATAACTTTTGTTCCGTTAGAAGACTAACAGTGGTTAGGTTTGAGACCTAAAATGTATCACTTTCTCAAAATATGTGGACTATTAATGCTCCACCCGAAAGAAATAGGATTAGTTTGAGTCCAAGTCCAAAGGTACCAGactattttgagctttttctcGAAAATCTACGAACATATTTCGAGCATCATGAGTTTTATTGATGATCAATTCTTTATAAAATATCCTGTAATAGGTCATAGATTTTTTAGTCATGTGCTACCAATCAAAAGAggcaaaaaatataaattttcttatgattgttgcaTCTATTCAAATAATTGAGGATGAAGATTCATCCATATGTAACTCTAGGTTAAAGTTCTCTTACAAACAATATGGTGAATGGTCAATGCATTATATACATGCAAGCAAAAATTCTCTAATCCACCAAAAGCTCAACTTCTCCCCACATCTGCAAGGATGTGATTCTCATTAACAAACTATATTAAGTTCGATTGATTTGTATTGAAATATCACAAAATTTATAATCACATTCAAAAATACTAAACTTGTTTTTTCACCTAACTCGACGTTTCTGCATGTATTCATATTTTAAAAATTCCCTATTAGGAAATCTTCAACATTGTTGTCATCATTGTGTTTAATGATCAATTATTCTGGAAGAAGGGTCACATCACCTCTTAAAATTATTCGCTCTCCCTACTCGAAGTAATAAATCACAAAAATAATGAATATGTTCTTGATTTTATAGTATTTGTTAGTTGAATCTTTTCAA
The DNA window shown above is from Nicotiana tomentosiformis chromosome 8, ASM39032v3, whole genome shotgun sequence and carries:
- the LOC104086458 gene encoding puromycin-sensitive aminopeptidase isoform X3 — translated: MARLVLPCKPSSLSKTCLLGLISNAPASCRVASVVRSRNICRYKQYISSEVTHWRRCQIPRFPLVQPRRTDRRLICSVATEPLPKEVEETKMAAPKEIFLKDYKQPDYYFDTVDLKFSLGEESTFVVSKIAVSPRVEGQSFPLVLNGQDLKLQSIKINGNPLKEEDFHLDSRHLTLKSPPSSKFTLEIVTEIYPQKNTSLEGLYKSSGNFCTQCEAEGFRKITFYQDRPDIMAKYTCRIEADKNLYPVLLSNGNLIEQGDLEGGKHFTVWEDPFKKPCYLFALVAGQLESRDDTFTTRSGRNVSLRIWTPAQDLPKTAHAMYSLKAAMKWDEDVFGLEYDLDLFNIVAVPDFNMGAMENKSLNIFNSKLVLASPETATDADYAAILGVIGHEYFHNWTGNRVTCRDWFQLSLKEGLTVFRDQEFSSDMGSRTVKRIADVSKLRMYQYPQDSGPMAHPVRPHSYIKMDNFYTGKFQFIGAEVVRMYKTLLGSQGFRKGMDLYFKRHDGQAVTCEDFFAAMRDANNADFANFLLWYSQAGTPVVKVTTNYNAESRTFSLKFSQEVPPTPGQSAKEPMFIPVAVGLLDSSGKDMPLSSVYHEGKLESFASSGQNVHTTVLRITKKEEEFVFNDISEKPTPSILRGFSAPIRLESDLTDSDLLFLLAHDSDEFNRWEAGQVLARKLMLSLVADFQQNKALVLNPQFVQGIKSILTDSSLDKEFIAKAITLPGVGEIMDMMTVADPDAVHAVRTFIRKQLASELKEDLLITTKNNRSSGAYEFDHNNMARRALKNIALAYLGSLEGPEITELLLNEYRNATNMTDQFSALVAIDQQPAIREEILADFYNKWQDDFLVVNKWFALQAMSDVPGNVENVKKLLNHTAFDLRNPNKVYSLIGGFCGSPVNFHCKDGSGYKFLGELVVQLDKINPQVASRMVSAFSRWKRYDETRQSLAKDQLEMILSTEGLSENVFEIASKSLAA
- the LOC104086458 gene encoding puromycin-sensitive aminopeptidase isoform X1 yields the protein MARLVLPCKPSSLSKTCLLGLISNAPFQASCRVASVVRSRNICRYKQYISSEVTHWRRCQIPRFPLVQPRRTDRRLICSVATEPLPKEVEETKMAAPKEIFLKDYKQPDYYFDTVDLKFSLGEESTFVVSKIAVSPRVEGQSFPLVLNGQDLKLQSIKINGNPLKEEDFHLDSRHLTLKSPPSSKFTLEIVTEIYPQKNTSLEGLYKSSGNFCTQCEAEGFRKITFYQDRPDIMAKYTCRIEADKNLYPVLLSNGNLIEQGDLEGGKHFTVWEDPFKKPCYLFALVAGQLESRDDTFTTRSGRNVSLRIWTPAQDLPKTAHAMYSLKAAMKWDEDVFGLEYDLDLFNIVAVPDFNMGAMENKSLNIFNSKLVLASPETATDADYAAILGVIGHEYFHNWTGNRVTCRDWFQLSLKEGLTVFRDQEFSSDMGSRTVKRIADVSKLRMYQYPQDSGPMAHPVRPHSYIKMDNFYTGKFQFIGAEVVRMYKTLLGSQGFRKGMDLYFKRHDGQAVTCEDFFAAMRDANNADFANFLLWYSQAGTPVVKVTTNYNAESRTFSLKFSQEVPPTPGQSAKEPMFIPVAVGLLDSSGKDMPLSSVYHEGKLESFASSGQNVHTTVLRITKKEEEFVFNDISEKPTPSILRGFSAPIRLESDLTDSDLLFLLAHDSDEFNRWEAGQVLARKLMLSLVADFQQNKALVLNPQFVQGIKSILTDSSLDKEFIAKAITLPGVGEIMDMMTVADPDAVHAVRTFIRKQLASELKEDLLITTKNNRSSGAYEFDHNNMARRALKNIALAYLGSLEGPEITELLLNEYRNATNMTDQFSALVAIDQQPAIREEILADFYNKWQDDFLVVNKWFALQAMSDVPGNVENVKKLLNHTAFDLRNPNKVYSLIGGFCGSPVNFHCKDGSGYKFLGELVVQLDKINPQVASRMVSAFSRWKRYDETRQSLAKDQLEMILSTEGLSENVFEIASKSLAA
- the LOC104086458 gene encoding puromycin-sensitive aminopeptidase isoform X4, giving the protein MARLVLPCKPSSLSKTCLLGLISNAPASCRVASVVRSRNICRYKQYISSEVTHWRRCQIPRFPLQPRRTDRRLICSVATEPLPKEVEETKMAAPKEIFLKDYKQPDYYFDTVDLKFSLGEESTFVVSKIAVSPRVEGQSFPLVLNGQDLKLQSIKINGNPLKEEDFHLDSRHLTLKSPPSSKFTLEIVTEIYPQKNTSLEGLYKSSGNFCTQCEAEGFRKITFYQDRPDIMAKYTCRIEADKNLYPVLLSNGNLIEQGDLEGGKHFTVWEDPFKKPCYLFALVAGQLESRDDTFTTRSGRNVSLRIWTPAQDLPKTAHAMYSLKAAMKWDEDVFGLEYDLDLFNIVAVPDFNMGAMENKSLNIFNSKLVLASPETATDADYAAILGVIGHEYFHNWTGNRVTCRDWFQLSLKEGLTVFRDQEFSSDMGSRTVKRIADVSKLRMYQYPQDSGPMAHPVRPHSYIKMDNFYTGKFQFIGAEVVRMYKTLLGSQGFRKGMDLYFKRHDGQAVTCEDFFAAMRDANNADFANFLLWYSQAGTPVVKVTTNYNAESRTFSLKFSQEVPPTPGQSAKEPMFIPVAVGLLDSSGKDMPLSSVYHEGKLESFASSGQNVHTTVLRITKKEEEFVFNDISEKPTPSILRGFSAPIRLESDLTDSDLLFLLAHDSDEFNRWEAGQVLARKLMLSLVADFQQNKALVLNPQFVQGIKSILTDSSLDKEFIAKAITLPGVGEIMDMMTVADPDAVHAVRTFIRKQLASELKEDLLITTKNNRSSGAYEFDHNNMARRALKNIALAYLGSLEGPEITELLLNEYRNATNMTDQFSALVAIDQQPAIREEILADFYNKWQDDFLVVNKWFALQAMSDVPGNVENVKKLLNHTAFDLRNPNKVYSLIGGFCGSPVNFHCKDGSGYKFLGELVVQLDKINPQVASRMVSAFSRWKRYDETRQSLAKDQLEMILSTEGLSENVFEIASKSLAA
- the LOC104086458 gene encoding puromycin-sensitive aminopeptidase isoform X5, which encodes MAAPKEIFLKDYKQPDYYFDTVDLKFSLGEESTFVVSKIAVSPRVEGQSFPLVLNGQDLKLQSIKINGNPLKEEDFHLDSRHLTLKSPPSSKFTLEIVTEIYPQKNTSLEGLYKSSGNFCTQCEAEGFRKITFYQDRPDIMAKYTCRIEADKNLYPVLLSNGNLIEQGDLEGGKHFTVWEDPFKKPCYLFALVAGQLESRDDTFTTRSGRNVSLRIWTPAQDLPKTAHAMYSLKAAMKWDEDVFGLEYDLDLFNIVAVPDFNMGAMENKSLNIFNSKLVLASPETATDADYAAILGVIGHEYFHNWTGNRVTCRDWFQLSLKEGLTVFRDQEFSSDMGSRTVKRIADVSKLRMYQYPQDSGPMAHPVRPHSYIKMDNFYTGKFQFIGAEVVRMYKTLLGSQGFRKGMDLYFKRHDGQAVTCEDFFAAMRDANNADFANFLLWYSQAGTPVVKVTTNYNAESRTFSLKFSQEVPPTPGQSAKEPMFIPVAVGLLDSSGKDMPLSSVYHEGKLESFASSGQNVHTTVLRITKKEEEFVFNDISEKPTPSILRGFSAPIRLESDLTDSDLLFLLAHDSDEFNRWEAGQVLARKLMLSLVADFQQNKALVLNPQFVQGIKSILTDSSLDKEFIAKAITLPGVGEIMDMMTVADPDAVHAVRTFIRKQLASELKEDLLITTKNNRSSGAYEFDHNNMARRALKNIALAYLGSLEGPEITELLLNEYRNATNMTDQFSALVAIDQQPAIREEILADFYNKWQDDFLVVNKWFALQAMSDVPGNVENVKKLLNHTAFDLRNPNKVYSLIGGFCGSPVNFHCKDGSGYKFLGELVVQLDKINPQVASRMVSAFSRWKRYDETRQSLAKDQLEMILSTEGLSENVFEIASKSLAA
- the LOC104086458 gene encoding puromycin-sensitive aminopeptidase isoform X2, whose product is MARLVLPCKPSSLSKTCLLGLISNAPFQASCRVASVVRSRNICRYKQYISSEVTHWRRCQIPRFPLQPRRTDRRLICSVATEPLPKEVEETKMAAPKEIFLKDYKQPDYYFDTVDLKFSLGEESTFVVSKIAVSPRVEGQSFPLVLNGQDLKLQSIKINGNPLKEEDFHLDSRHLTLKSPPSSKFTLEIVTEIYPQKNTSLEGLYKSSGNFCTQCEAEGFRKITFYQDRPDIMAKYTCRIEADKNLYPVLLSNGNLIEQGDLEGGKHFTVWEDPFKKPCYLFALVAGQLESRDDTFTTRSGRNVSLRIWTPAQDLPKTAHAMYSLKAAMKWDEDVFGLEYDLDLFNIVAVPDFNMGAMENKSLNIFNSKLVLASPETATDADYAAILGVIGHEYFHNWTGNRVTCRDWFQLSLKEGLTVFRDQEFSSDMGSRTVKRIADVSKLRMYQYPQDSGPMAHPVRPHSYIKMDNFYTGKFQFIGAEVVRMYKTLLGSQGFRKGMDLYFKRHDGQAVTCEDFFAAMRDANNADFANFLLWYSQAGTPVVKVTTNYNAESRTFSLKFSQEVPPTPGQSAKEPMFIPVAVGLLDSSGKDMPLSSVYHEGKLESFASSGQNVHTTVLRITKKEEEFVFNDISEKPTPSILRGFSAPIRLESDLTDSDLLFLLAHDSDEFNRWEAGQVLARKLMLSLVADFQQNKALVLNPQFVQGIKSILTDSSLDKEFIAKAITLPGVGEIMDMMTVADPDAVHAVRTFIRKQLASELKEDLLITTKNNRSSGAYEFDHNNMARRALKNIALAYLGSLEGPEITELLLNEYRNATNMTDQFSALVAIDQQPAIREEILADFYNKWQDDFLVVNKWFALQAMSDVPGNVENVKKLLNHTAFDLRNPNKVYSLIGGFCGSPVNFHCKDGSGYKFLGELVVQLDKINPQVASRMVSAFSRWKRYDETRQSLAKDQLEMILSTEGLSENVFEIASKSLAA